GAAGAAATAATCAAAAATCTTGCGCATGCGCACGCACGGGCTGTTTTCCCCGGCAAAGAACGTGATGTCGGTGCAAAAGACGATGGTTTCAATTTCGGCCAGCAAATCGCGGTCCAGATCCAGCGCCTGAAAATACGGGCGGGCAATATCCACCGCGCGCTGCTCCATATAACCCGGCGTATAAATGCCATCGCGCATGTTGTCGCCGCCTTCGTGGCCCAGATCGTGGATCGCCGCGGCAATCAACATCTGGATAATCTGCGCTTCGCTCAGCTTAATGGCTTTTTCATCCTGCAACGCCTGATGCGTAACCATCAAACGGATCACATGGAACATCACTTTGCGGTAATGTTCATTGCCATGATACAGCAAATTGTTCGGATATTCGGCCAACAGTGCCGCCGTTAAAACCGACGCCACATCCGGATGATCATGCGGAATGTTGAAATGGTCGATGGCATGCGCCGCCATGGCCACCATGGATGGCCCGCCCCCTTCGTCCGCCCAACGATTGAAAACGGATGTCGCGCGTGCGCCATACGCCACCAGATCCGGCCCAAACAGCAGCTCGGACACATCGGTCATGCGCGCATCATCATCGGCGTAATTATCGACGATTGTATCCAGAACAGCGGCCAGTTCATCAGGCGCAAAACCTTTTTCGTCGCCCTGCACATCGGCAAGGCGCGGACGCAAGGCCTTCAGGGCCGCGGTGGCCCAGTAATTTTGGCGTGGTCGTAAAGCCAGTTCGTGCAACAAAAAATCGACTTTCTTCTAAAAAAGCGGCCATGCACTGAACAAAGAGCACGCCACACCCAAAAAAACCTGCTTTTTCAGGGTAATATTAAAGGGTTAAAAAATAAAGGCTTTGCTTGTGATAAGATGGTTTTTCCGGCTATGCTGTTGTGCAAAATAAGAAAAAACCTATGTAAATACGGATAGTTAGAGGAAAAACCATGACCAGAACACACTGGACCCCGTCCAGCTGGCGCGACAAGCCCGCCCGCCAATTGCCGGCCTATCCGGACGCCCTGGCCCTGAAACGGGTTGAAGAGGCTTTGGAGGCCCTGCCCCCTCTGGTTTTCGCCGGGGAAGCCCGCAATCTGACCGCCCAGCTGGCCGATGTGGCCGCGGGCCGTGCCTTCCTGTTGCAAGGGGGCGATTGCGCCGAAAGCTTTGCCGAATTCAGCGCCGGGAAAATCCGCGATTCATTCCGCGTGATTTTGCAAATGGCCATTGTCATGACGTTCGCTGCCGGATTGCCGATTGTGAAGGTGGGCCGCATGGCCGGGCAATTCGCCAAACCGCGCAGCGATGATAACGAAACCATCGACGGCGTGACCCTGCCCAGCTATCGCGGCGATAACGTGAACGGATTTGATTTCACCGCCGAAGCCCGCACCCCCGACCCCGACCGCATGATCCGCGCCTATCACCAGGCTGCATCAACGCTGAACCTGCTGCGCGCATTCGCGCAAGGGGGCTATGCCGATTTAAACCGCGTGCATAAGTGGAATTTGGATTTCGTCAAGGACAGCAGCCTCAGCGAACGCTATGACGATCTGGCCACGCGGATCGACCAAGCCCTGACCTTTATGGGCGCATGCGGTATTACGGGGGACAAAGTTCCGGCCATTCGTGAAACCAATTTTTATACCTCGCACGAAGCATTGTTATTGCCGTATGAGGAAGCCCTGACCCGTGTGGACAGCACGACGGGTGATTGGTACGCCTGCTCCGCGCACTTCCTCTGGGTTGGCGCCCGCACGAACCAGACCGAAGGCGCGCAGATTGAATATGTGCGCGGCATCGCCAACCCGATCGGATTGAAATGCCCGCCGGATCTGGACCCGGATACGCTGATCTGCCTGATCGATACGCTGAACCCGAACAACGAACCCGGCCGCCTGACGCTGATCGCCCGCATGGGCCATGGGAACGTTGAGGACAAACTGACCCCGCTGGTCCGTGCCGTGAAACGTGAAGGGCGCAGTGTTGTCTGGTCCTGTGACCCCATGCATGGCAACACATTCAAATCATCATCCGGTTACAAAACACGGAAATTTGAAAATGTTCTGGGCGAAGTGCGGGAATTTTTCGGCGTTCACGCGGCGGAAGGCACCCACCCCGGCGGCATTCATCTGGAATTGACCGGACAAAACGTCACCGAATGCACGGGCGGCGCACAGGACATTACCGAAGAAAACCTGTCCGACCGTTACCACACCCATTGCGACCCGCGTTTGAATGCAAACCAGGCGCTGGAAATGGCCTTTATGCTGGCGGAGGAATTGAAGTCCCTGCGCCTGGCCCCGGCCACGGGTGTGATATCGCACGCGGCGGAATAAAATCACGCCGCCGTGGCAGAATCCCGCAAACGCAGGATCATGTCGCGGCGGTTTTTATACAGACCTTCCTCAATCCCCACGACATACACGTGGGGATTTTTCAAACGGCGGTGCGTGGGATCCAGCATTTTCAAACCATTCATCGCACGGGCGCGCGCCATGTGAACATCCTCCAACGGAATGATCATAGTGCCGGCCCGAAACACCGACACCAACGGGCGATAGACATGCACCCCCGGCGCAAAGCGTTTCCGGCGTGTATCATCATCGCGGCGAATGGACGTCAACGGATGAATTAAAACACCATCACGCGCCGGATCGGCCATAAAAACAGGCAGGATGGTATCGCCATTATATCGCACCGGTTTATCCCCGTCATACACGACATAACGGATCACATCCAGTTCACCGGGAATGGATGTTTTGATGGATTGTTCGGATAATTTGATGACATCGCGCATGAAATGCCTATCAAGGTGCGGCATTTTACCCGCCTGCACCTGTGTCCGCATGGCGTCAATATCCGCCTGAGACAGATCCTCCCCGAACACTGCGCCCAATTTATACACCGCACCCAATGCCGGTTGCGCCTTGGACGTGGCCAGATTGGTGCCCACGCCCCACATGTCAATGCGCCCGCCTTCCTGACGGATGGCCAAAATGGTTTCTTCGTCCAGATCGTTGGATGCCACGATTTTCGCATCGGTAAATCCAGCCGCATCCAGCAAGGCACGCGAACGTTTCGACAGATACGCCAGATCGCCTGAATCCAGACGGATTCCCTTCATGGTAATTCCAGCGGATTGGCACGCTGCAATCGCGCGTTTTACGCCCTGCACCGTGTCATAGGTATCAACCAGAAACACGCCGTTATGCGGCATGGCACGGGCATAATCGGCGAAGGATTCCACCTCGTCCTCATACACCATCACCCATGCGTGGGCGAAGGTTCCGGTGGATGGAATGCCATAGGCCAAATCGGCCTGCATATTCGACGTTCCCGCTACGCCGCCAATCCATGCGGCGCGCGATGGTTCCAGCCCGCCAATACATTGCGCCCGGCGCAACCCAAATTCCAAAATGGGTGCCCCACCCGCCACATCAGTCAGACGTGCGGCCAGCGTGGCAAACAGGGATTGTGAATTGATGACGTTCAACAACGCGGCCTCAACCATCAAACATTGCCACAACGGCCCATGCACACGCATGATGGGTTCATCAGGGAAGGCCAGTTCCCCCTCCGGCATGGCATCAATGCTCAAATCCAGCTTCGCATCCTTGACCATGGCGATAAAATCATCGGTGAACAGACGGTGTGATTCACCCGTAACCGGGTCGGTCACCGTCTTGCGTTTCATCCATTCAATTTCATCCGCACCGAAACGCCAGCGTTGCAACCATTCAAAAACAATATTCTGCCCCGCCGTGACCAGATAAGCCCCACCAAAGGGATTTTTCCGGATAAAGGCATGGAACGTGGCGTTCACATTGTGTTTGCCGGTTGTAAAAAACGCCTGCGCCATGGTCAGGGCATATTGATCCCCCCACAAAACACTTTGCCGGGCTAACGGGTCTTTGAAATCGGGCATAATGCAATATCCTTACTTAAAACCACCGGTCAAACGCGCTATGATCGGGCGGGACTGGACAAGGATTATAGAATGACCGCGACCGCATTGGAACCACTGCATATCACGCTGGCCCAGGTGAATCCCACCGTGGGGGCCCTCACCGCCAACGCGGACAAGATTTTGCAGTATTATAACAATACACCGGACACCACCGACCTGATTATTTTCACGGAACTGGTTCTGGCCGGATATTCGCCGGAAGATCTGGTTTTAAAACCAGCCTTCCTCGCCTCCTGCGCCGCCGCCCTTGACCGCATTGCCGCCGCCACGGCGGGCCGCCGCACGCATATCCTGCTCGGCGCGCCCATCCCCAGTGGACAACCTAAGCCGCACAACGCCGCCCTGTTGATCGGGGACGGAAAAATTGTTGAAACGCGATTGAAACATCACTTGCCCAATTACGGCGTGTTTGATGATGAACGCATTTTCACATCCGGTCCCCTGCCCAATCCCATCATGTTCCGTGGTTACACGCTGGGCGTCATGGTGTGCGAAGATATGTGGTTCCCAGACGTTTCCGCCAAATTGAAAAAAGACGGCGCGCAAATTTTGATCGCCATTAACGGCAGTCCGTTTGACATGGGCAAACACGAAAAACGCCGTACAGAAGCAAAAAAACGCACATCCGAAACCGGCTTGCCCCTGATCTACACCAACCAGGTTGGCGGACAGGATGCCATTTTATACGATGGCGCATCCTTCATCATGAGCGAATCCGGCGACGTGATTGCACAGCTCGACAGCTTTGCCGAAGATTGCGCCGACAGTGTCTGGACGGCGACCGCAAACGGCCCCCTGCTGTGCCAGACCACGCACACCCGCCATGTGCCCGAGGGGATGGAGCGCATGTATAGCGCGTTGATGCTCGGCCTGCGCGACTATGTCACAAAAAATGGATTTCCCGGTGTCGTTCTGGGGTTATCCGGCGGGATCGACAGCGCATTGACCGCCGCCATTGCCACCGACGCACTGGGCCCCTCTGCTGTGCATACGGTGATGTTGCCCGGCCCATACACAGCGCAGGAAAGTTTGGATGATGCGATGGAAAGCGCCCGCCTTCTGGGCATTGCGCATCAATCCATCAATATCATCCCGATGGTGCAGGCGTTCGAGAAAGAGCTGGCGTCCAACTTCAACACCGACACGCCATCCATCACATTCGAAAACTTGCAATCGCGCAGCCGGGGTGTGGCGCTGATGGCGCTGTCCAACGCCACCAACCGCATGGTCCTGACCACCGGAAACAAATCGGAAATGGCGACCGGATACGCCACATTATATGGCGACATGTGCGGCGGGTTTAATGCGCTGAAGGATGTTTATAAAACCGATGTATTCGCCCTGTCGCGCTGGCGCAACGCCCATCATCCGGTGGGCGGCTTCGGCCCGCACGGCCCGGTGATGCCGGACCGCACCATCACACGCCCCCCCACCGCCGAATTGCGCGCCAACCAGACGGATCAGGATTCCCTGCCGCCCTATGACGTGCTGGATGCGATCCTGTTTGGTTTGATCGAAGACGACCAATCCATCGCCGAAATCACCGCC
The genomic region above belongs to Micavibrio aeruginosavorus EPB and contains:
- a CDS encoding class II 3-deoxy-7-phosphoheptulonate synthase, producing MTRTHWTPSSWRDKPARQLPAYPDALALKRVEEALEALPPLVFAGEARNLTAQLADVAAGRAFLLQGGDCAESFAEFSAGKIRDSFRVILQMAIVMTFAAGLPIVKVGRMAGQFAKPRSDDNETIDGVTLPSYRGDNVNGFDFTAEARTPDPDRMIRAYHQAASTLNLLRAFAQGGYADLNRVHKWNLDFVKDSSLSERYDDLATRIDQALTFMGACGITGDKVPAIRETNFYTSHEALLLPYEEALTRVDSTTGDWYACSAHFLWVGARTNQTEGAQIEYVRGIANPIGLKCPPDLDPDTLICLIDTLNPNNEPGRLTLIARMGHGNVEDKLTPLVRAVKREGRSVVWSCDPMHGNTFKSSSGYKTRKFENVLGEVREFFGVHAAEGTHPGGIHLELTGQNVTECTGGAQDITEENLSDRYHTHCDPRLNANQALEMAFMLAEELKSLRLAPATGVISHAAE
- the pncB gene encoding nicotinate phosphoribosyltransferase, whose amino-acid sequence is MPDFKDPLARQSVLWGDQYALTMAQAFFTTGKHNVNATFHAFIRKNPFGGAYLVTAGQNIVFEWLQRWRFGADEIEWMKRKTVTDPVTGESHRLFTDDFIAMVKDAKLDLSIDAMPEGELAFPDEPIMRVHGPLWQCLMVEAALLNVINSQSLFATLAARLTDVAGGAPILEFGLRRAQCIGGLEPSRAAWIGGVAGTSNMQADLAYGIPSTGTFAHAWVMVYEDEVESFADYARAMPHNGVFLVDTYDTVQGVKRAIAACQSAGITMKGIRLDSGDLAYLSKRSRALLDAAGFTDAKIVASNDLDEETILAIRQEGGRIDMWGVGTNLATSKAQPALGAVYKLGAVFGEDLSQADIDAMRTQVQAGKMPHLDRHFMRDVIKLSEQSIKTSIPGELDVIRYVVYDGDKPVRYNGDTILPVFMADPARDGVLIHPLTSIRRDDDTRRKRFAPGVHVYRPLVSVFRAGTMIIPLEDVHMARARAMNGLKMLDPTHRRLKNPHVYVVGIEEGLYKNRRDMILRLRDSATAA
- a CDS encoding NAD+ synthase, with translation MTATALEPLHITLAQVNPTVGALTANADKILQYYNNTPDTTDLIIFTELVLAGYSPEDLVLKPAFLASCAAALDRIAAATAGRRTHILLGAPIPSGQPKPHNAALLIGDGKIVETRLKHHLPNYGVFDDERIFTSGPLPNPIMFRGYTLGVMVCEDMWFPDVSAKLKKDGAQILIAINGSPFDMGKHEKRRTEAKKRTSETGLPLIYTNQVGGQDAILYDGASFIMSESGDVIAQLDSFAEDCADSVWTATANGPLLCQTTHTRHVPEGMERMYSALMLGLRDYVTKNGFPGVVLGLSGGIDSALTAAIATDALGPSAVHTVMLPGPYTAQESLDDAMESARLLGIAHQSINIIPMVQAFEKELASNFNTDTPSITFENLQSRSRGVALMALSNATNRMVLTTGNKSEMATGYATLYGDMCGGFNALKDVYKTDVFALSRWRNAHHPVGGFGPHGPVMPDRTITRPPTAELRANQTDQDSLPPYDVLDAILFGLIEDDQSIAEITAAGHDAQTVTRVQKLLDRAEYKRRQSAPGTKISRKAFGPDRRYPITNGYTIEKQ